Within the Clostridium scatologenes genome, the region TAATAAAGGGTAGCGGAATTATTATTAAATCAGTCGATAACTGTGTAAAGTTTATAGATAAATTTAAAGATATAGATTCTATAAATTCATCTAGGAAAGAAATATTAGAGTTAATAGATCAAAAAAAAATATTGGAGGAAAAAATTGAAGGAAAAATTGACGAACTTATAGATTATTCCAATAGATTTATTAATACGAATCCTTTTATGCCTTATGAGTTCAAAATATATAAAGGACTAAATATTATAGGCAAAACTGTATCTGAAAGTAAATTTTGGCAAAATACAGGTGCTACTGTAGTAGGAATAAGAAGAAAAGGTGATTTAATACTTTCACCAGGACCTAATGCTGCATTTCAAGAAGGGGATACTTTTTTGATAATAGCGGAGGAAGATGTGTATGGAAAAATCAAAAAATTTATTTATGAAGATAATAATATAGCAAAATTAAAAAATAAAAGTTGA harbors:
- a CDS encoding TrkA C-terminal domain-containing protein; its protein translation is MSSEYIKKPVYQKISIDIANRILAGDFSAGDKLHGRSSLSSYYNVSPETIRRAIILLNDMDIVEVIKGSGIIIKSVDNCVKFIDKFKDIDSINSSRKEILELIDQKKILEEKIEGKIDELIDYSNRFINTNPFMPYEFKIYKGLNIIGKTVSESKFWQNTGATVVGIRRKGDLILSPGPNAAFQEGDTFLIIAEEDVYGKIKKFIYEDNNIAKLKNKS